GGATCGCTGCCCGTCGTGCTGTTCGTCGCCGGGGGCGTGGCCACCCCGGCCGACGCGGCCATGATGATGCAGCTCGGCGCCGACGGCGTATTCGTGGGCTCGGGCATCTTCAAGTCCGGCAACCCCGCCGAGCGCGCCGCCGCGATCGTGAAGGCGACCACGTTCCACGACGACGCGAAGGTCATCGCCGAGGTCTCCCGCGGGCTCGGCGAGGCGATGGTCGGCATCAACGTCGCCGACCTGCCCGCGCCGCACCGCCTCGCCGAGCGCGGCTGGTGACATCGAGTCCGCGCGTCGGCGTCCTGTCCCTGCAGGGCGACGTCCGCGAGCACGTGCGCGTGCTCACCGTGCTCGGCGCGGACGTCTCACTGATCCGGCGGCCCGGCGAACTGGCATCCATCGACGGACTCGTGCTCCCCGGCGGCGAATCCAGCGTGATCGACAAGCTCGCGCGGGCGTTCGGCATGCAGCAGCCGGTGCGTGCGGCGATCGCCGGTGGGATGCCGGTGTACGGCACGTGCGCGGGCATGATCCTGCTCGCCGACGACATCACCGACGGCATCGCGGGGCAGGAGACCTTCGGCGGACTCGACGTCACCGTGCGGCGCAATGCGTTCGGCAGTCAGGTCGACTCGTTCGAGACCGACCTGGACGTCCCCGCACTGGGCGCACCGCCGGTGCACGCGGCGTTCATCCGCGCGCCCCTCGTCGAGGCGGTCGGCGAAGGGGTCGACGTGCTCGCATCGCTGGACGACGGGCGGGTGGTCGCCGTCCAGCAGGGCGGGCTGCTGGCGACCGCGTTCCACCCCGAGGTGACGGGGGAGCACCGCTTCCACGCGCTCTTCCTCGATCTCGTGCGCGGTAGGTAGCGCCACCGCTCACGCGCGCGGGTCGAGCTCCTCCACCAGGCGCGCGATGGCCGCGACGGTGCGGTCGATGTCGTCGTCGGTGGTCGCCCACGAC
This DNA window, taken from Microbacterium invictum, encodes the following:
- the pdxT gene encoding pyridoxal 5'-phosphate synthase glutaminase subunit PdxT, which translates into the protein MTSSPRVGVLSLQGDVREHVRVLTVLGADVSLIRRPGELASIDGLVLPGGESSVIDKLARAFGMQQPVRAAIAGGMPVYGTCAGMILLADDITDGIAGQETFGGLDVTVRRNAFGSQVDSFETDLDVPALGAPPVHAAFIRAPLVEAVGEGVDVLASLDDGRVVAVQQGGLLATAFHPEVTGEHRFHALFLDLVRGR